GCTGCCCACGTGCCGGGTGCGGGCCGCGTCGAGGGAGAGGAAGTTGTCGCGGACGGCGGCCTCGTGGCCGGCGCGATCCCGCCAGTACGCCCGTCGGACCTCCCACAGCGGCCCCAGCCCGACGTCGTGGGCCACCGCGTTCTGCACGATCAGCCCGGTGAGTCGGTCCGGCGCCGCCCGGGCCATCCGGAAGCCGACCGGTCCCCCGTAGTCCTGCACGTAGAGCAGGTGCCGCTCGATGCCGACCGCCGCCGCGAAGTGCGCCATCACCTCGGCGAGCCGGTCGAAGGTGTACGCGAACGTGCCCGGGTCGGGTGCGTCGCTGTGCCCGAACCCCGGATAGTCGGGCGCGACCAACCGGAACCGGTCGGCGAGCCGCTCGATCAGCGGCTCGAACATCCGCGACGAGGAGGGGAAGCCGTGCAGGAGGAGCAGCACCGGCGCGTCCGGAGGCCCGGCCTCCCGGTAGAAGATGGACAGTCCGTCGACCGTCACGGTCCGGTAGCGCGTGGCACTGCTCATGACGGCACTCCTCGGGACGCGGCTGAGCGCACCGTAACGAGGCCTCGAAGATCACCGCCGCCGTTCGCCGGGACACCCCCGGTTCGGGGTGCCGTGGCCCGGTCGTCCGCGCCCCGCCCCGCTCGACGGGAGCACTCCTCTCAGCGGCGTGGCGTCACCGTCGCCAGCAGTTCCGGCTGCCGCCGGTCCAGCACGTCCCCGGCCACGTAGCTGCCCAGCAACGCCGCACCGAGCCCGTACGCGGCACCGACCGGCAGGGCCAGCCAGAGCCACACGTCCCCGAGTAGCAGCGCGGCCAGCACCATCGGCACGCCGGCCGCGGCCGAGCCGACCATCGCCAGCAGGCTGAGGAAGCTCTTCGCCACTCCGGCACCCGTGTTCAGGGCGAACGGGTTGCTCGTCTCGGGCAGCGCGTACGCGCCGAGCACCGAGACGACCCCGGTCACCGCCAGCCCCGCCCCGTACGCGGCGAGCAGACCGCCGGCGGTCAGGCCGATCCAGCCCGGCTCACCCAGCACCAGCGGGATCACCACGGCGACGACCGCCAGCATCGGCAGCACGTACGTCGAGAAGGCCGTGAACCGGGCTCGTAGCTCCAACCGCCCGGGCACCCCGGCCACGACGTGCGCGGCGTACGCGCTGCCGTCGAAGCCGAACTGGTTGGCCAGGGTCAACGCGGCCAGCACCCCGACGAACAACATCGACAGGCTGACCAGCACCGGTGACAGCTCGCCTCCGCCGACCGCCAGGCCCTCACCGCCGCCGACGGTGAACCCGGAGCCGCCCACGTTGACCACGAGGGGCACGAAGATGCCCACCACCGCGACGGTGATCAGGTTGGCCCGCCGTCGGGCGTCGCGCCACCAGTAACGGCACTCCCGGGCGACCAGCGCACCGAACCTGTCCCGTCGGGCCCAGCCGGCCGCCCGCGGAAAGAGCTGGGCGACCGCGCCGCCGGCGACACCACGTCTGGCCGGGGCCGGGCCGGCCGCGGCCGCGCCGACCATCGCCGACTCCAGCGAGCGTGACCACCACAGCAGCAGCGCGCCGAGCGTGCCGGCGGTGATCAGCAGCTTGACCGGAACGGTCCACGCCCGCCCCTGCGCCACGTCGATCCCGACGGTCCACGGCGCGCCGAACGGTGTCCACCCGACCACCTCGGCCAACCCGTCCAGCCGCTCCCAGTCGGTGTCCTGGATCGCGGCGAGCCCGAAGATCTGCAATGGCCCGAGCAGCGCGGCGGCGACCGCGAGCAGCACGGCGGCCAGGTCCCGGACCCGCCGGGACCGGAGCATCGTGGCGAAGGCACTGGTCACGGCGCGGCTGGCGGCAACGCAGAGCACGACGCCGGCGAGCACGCCGACGGCGGCGACCAGGCCGGCCGACCAGCCGCCGAGCGCCGACGCGCTGACCACCAGCCCGGCGAGCGCGATCAGCACGGCGATCACCGGCACGCTGACCAGGGCGGCGGCGAGCAGGCCGGTGACCAGGGTGCGGCGGGGCAGCGGCAGCAGTGCGAACCGGGCCGGGTCGAGCGTCTCGTCGACGCCGAAGAAGACCAGGGGGAGCAGCAGCCAGCCGAGGACCAGCAGGCTGCCGGCGAGGGCGGCGACGAGGAACGCGTACCGGCCGCCGTCGGCGAGGCCGGGGGCGGCGAACACGAAGAACCCGCTGGCGGCGAACCAGAGCCCGACGAACGCCCCGACCACGAAGAGGGCGACGCGCCACCCCTGACCGCGGAAGTTGTTGCCCATCACCCGCAGCTTGAGCCGGACGAAGTGCCGGGCGCGGACCGGCCGGACCGGGCCGGTCGCCGCGCTCAGTTGGACAGCCACGCCAACTCCTCGCCGGTCGCCACGCGCCCGCCGACCACCTCGACGAAGACGTCCTCCAGGGAGCGCTCGCCGCGTACCTCGCCGATTGTGCCGACCCGTTTGATGGTGCCCTCGACGAGGATCGCCACGTGCGAGCAGAGCCGCTCGACGACCTCCATCACGTGACTGGAGAAGACGACCGTGCCGCCGCCGCTCACGTACCGCTGGAGGATGTCGCGGATCAGCGCCGCCGAGACCGGGTCGACGGCCTCGAACGGCTCGTCGAGCACCAGCAGGCGCGGCCCGTGCAGCAGCGCGCAGGCCAGGCCGATCTTCTTCTTCATCCCGGCCGAGTAGTCGACCACCAGGGTGCGTCCGGCGTCGCCGAGCGCCAGCACGTCGAGCAGTTCGGCGGCGCGCTGGTCGACCACCGCCGGGTCCATGCCGCGCAACAGGCCGTTGTACGCGAGCAGCTCCGCCCCGCTCAGCCGGTCGAAGAGGCGTACGCCGTCGGGCATCACCCCGAGCAGTTGCTTGGCGCGGACCGGGTCGGCCCAGACGTCGTGCCCGAGCACCCAGGCCTGGCCGTGGTCCGGCCGGAGCAGCCCGACCGCCATGGAGAGCGTGGTGGTCTTGCCGGCGCCGTTCGGGCCGAGCAGGCCGTAGAACGATCCGGCCGGTACGTCCAGGTCCACGCCGGCCACCGCTACCTTGCCGTCGAACCGTTTGGCCAGGCCGCGCAGCGCGAGCGCCGGGTGCTCACCAGTCATGCGTCCGACCGTATCGGGCAGGGGCCAGATGCCGCTCCGGCCGGAGGATGACGCGCCGTCATCCCCGAGGCTTACCCCCTGCCGTCCACTGTCCACCTCCCGACTGCCGCCGCGTCCGGGCCGCGTGCAACCGGACCCCGCCACGGCGGGTGAAAGGGGCAGGATCGCGACGGGGAGGGACATTGGACAGGGACGACGGATTCGAGGAGTTCTACCGGGCGACAAGACATCGGGTCGTGACCGTGCTCTACGCGCTCGGCGGTGACCTGGCCGAGGCCCAGGACGCCGCTCAGGAGGCGTACGTGCGGGCCTGGCAGCGCTGGACGAAGATCAGCGGGTGCGGCGACCCGGAGGCCTGGGTCCGGACGGTGGGCTACCGCCTGCTGGTCAATCGCTGGCGGAAGATGCGCAGCGGGTTGGCGGCGTACCGCCGGCAGGGCGTGGACGTGAGCGTCGGACCACCCTCGGAGAACACGGTCGCCCTGGTGACGGCACTCCGGAGGCTGCCCGAGGAGCAGCGGCAGGCGATCGTGCTGCACCACCTGGCAGACCTCTCCGTCGCCGAGATCGCCGTGCAGACCAACACGCCGACCGGCACCGTCAAGGCCCGACTCGCCCGGGGTCGTAAAGCCTTGGCCACCCTGCTCGACACGACCCTCCCCGAGGAGGTCACCCATGCCTGACCAGCTGTTCACCGACATGCTCCGCGACACGCGGGACCTCACCTGGGCCCCCACCGAGCAGGTGCGCCGCCGGGGCCGGCAGCGCACCCGGCGTACCCGGATCGTGGCCGGTCTCGCCGGCGTCGTCGCCGTGGCCGTGGTCGCCGCCGGCGCCGTCGCGTTCGCCGGTGGTCCGGACCCGGCCCCGCCGATCCCACCGGCGACCGGCTCGCCGACGCCGACCCCGAGTCCGACCCCGTCGACCGCACCGAGCGCGACCGGTTCCCCGACCCCCACCGGCTCGCCCTCCACCGAGGGCACCCCGTCGAGCCCGCCGAAGACCAGCGGTCGACCGACCGGCGGGTCGACCGACCGGAGCATCCCGGCCGCCGCGATGCTGCAACTCGCGGACCTGCCCGCCGGCTTCCGGAACAGCGGAAGCGACCTCGACGGCGACTGGACCCTAGAGTCGGTGACCATCTACTGCGCGGGCCGGTCACCGTCCATCACGCCCGGCGAGGTGGCCCGGCGGGGCGCCACGTTCGACTCGCCCACCAGTTCGATGATCGAGCGGGTGACCCGCCACTC
This genomic stretch from Micromonospora krabiensis harbors:
- a CDS encoding alpha/beta fold hydrolase, producing MSSATRYRTVTVDGLSIFYREAGPPDAPVLLLLHGFPSSSRMFEPLIERLADRFRLVAPDYPGFGHSDAPDPGTFAYTFDRLAEVMAHFAAAVGIERHLLYVQDYGGPVGFRMARAAPDRLTGLIVQNAVAHDVGLGPLWEVRRAYWRDRAGHEAAVRDNFLSLDAARTRHVGSDPEPERYDPDLWTDEHAFLSRPGQAEIQLDLFHDYRTNVASYPAWQDWLRRTRPRLLVLWGRYDTSFQVAEVEAYRADVPEAEAYVLDGGHFVMDTRADEVAALVRGFATTGH
- a CDS encoding ABC transporter permease; the protein is MAVQLSAATGPVRPVRARHFVRLKLRVMGNNFRGQGWRVALFVVGAFVGLWFAASGFFVFAAPGLADGGRYAFLVAALAGSLLVLGWLLLPLVFFGVDETLDPARFALLPLPRRTLVTGLLAAALVSVPVIAVLIALAGLVVSASALGGWSAGLVAAVGVLAGVVLCVAASRAVTSAFATMLRSRRVRDLAAVLLAVAAALLGPLQIFGLAAIQDTDWERLDGLAEVVGWTPFGAPWTVGIDVAQGRAWTVPVKLLITAGTLGALLLWWSRSLESAMVGAAAAGPAPARRGVAGGAVAQLFPRAAGWARRDRFGALVARECRYWWRDARRRANLITVAVVGIFVPLVVNVGGSGFTVGGGEGLAVGGGELSPVLVSLSMLFVGVLAALTLANQFGFDGSAYAAHVVAGVPGRLELRARFTAFSTYVLPMLAVVAVVIPLVLGEPGWIGLTAGGLLAAYGAGLAVTGVVSVLGAYALPETSNPFALNTGAGVAKSFLSLLAMVGSAAAGVPMVLAALLLGDVWLWLALPVGAAYGLGAALLGSYVAGDVLDRRQPELLATVTPRR
- a CDS encoding ABC transporter ATP-binding protein, yielding MTGEHPALALRGLAKRFDGKVAVAGVDLDVPAGSFYGLLGPNGAGKTTTLSMAVGLLRPDHGQAWVLGHDVWADPVRAKQLLGVMPDGVRLFDRLSGAELLAYNGLLRGMDPAVVDQRAAELLDVLALGDAGRTLVVDYSAGMKKKIGLACALLHGPRLLVLDEPFEAVDPVSAALIRDILQRYVSGGGTVVFSSHVMEVVERLCSHVAILVEGTIKRVGTIGEVRGERSLEDVFVEVVGGRVATGEELAWLSN
- a CDS encoding SigE family RNA polymerase sigma factor codes for the protein MDRDDGFEEFYRATRHRVVTVLYALGGDLAEAQDAAQEAYVRAWQRWTKISGCGDPEAWVRTVGYRLLVNRWRKMRSGLAAYRRQGVDVSVGPPSENTVALVTALRRLPEEQRQAIVLHHLADLSVAEIAVQTNTPTGTVKARLARGRKALATLLDTTLPEEVTHA